One Callospermophilus lateralis isolate mCalLat2 chromosome 13, mCalLat2.hap1, whole genome shotgun sequence genomic window, GTATAAtgcttcttattctttttttcctcctctggtttgatagtttcttttgctAGCATCTCTCACTCCACTCTGCCCCACCCTTGAATGATTTGaaggttttaatttgatttttattctagtttttttgtcactcctcactcatttaaatttatatttttacacGACAAAGTCTCATACACAGTGGTTAAAAGTGAAGTCCTTGAAGCTAAATTGCTTGGATGCTGGCCTGGTTCTACTGCTCATTAGCTGTGTAACCTAGGGCTTATCAGGTAACCTCTCTGTGGCTCATTTCCTCATGTATAAAAACAGTAATAATACCTGTTTAGCAGAGTTGTGATATTCAGTGATTATATACCTTATATACCTTCATTTTAATGCAGTTTGAGAATCTGCCATGTACTCAAACAAGGTTTTAGGTTCAAGAATTTTTATGATCTAATAAGTGTAATTTCATTATGATGTAACTTTAATACTGTGTCCTCTCGTCTTGTCCCCCCAATCTGTGCTCCATATAGAGTATATTTTTAGCATTAATCAGATttttatactttatatttttatacttttcatTATACTTTACATAAACCATAAACTTCTCAGGTGACCTCAGCACCACAGGCAGATTCTGAATCCTGCCTCCCTAATCTCACTCATCAAGTGCCACTCCCCTCCCtctgtgtgactcccattagtctGGCCTCTTCTCAGATCCCTGAGCCAACTCTTCCTGCCCAGAATTGATCCATTCCATCTGCTtttcccatgcctggctctctttcAGATTTGCTTGATTTAGTCAGGTTCTTAGTTACAAACAACAGAATCCCCTCTGGTTGAGAAAGAAAGAGACTTTTACAAACATTATTATGTAGTTCACAGAATCTACAGAGGGCCCAGGGGCCATACCCAAACCACTAGAGAATCTAGTGGAAATCTATTGTTGCAGCCACCATATATGAGTGCAACTTCAACAGACACTGTTGGTCGCCACTGGGTAGTGGGAATTTGGAATGTTTCCTTCCTCTTGCTCACTTTCAAGTTGAAGTTTGTATGGCTATGACTCTTGGTGGAACCCAGGTCACATGTCTGTTACAAAAGGGATCAAGAAGGCAAGTTTTCTTACAGGAAATTCCTCAGACATGAGTGTTTGCAATTGTTgggctttcagaaaacatgttacaTGAACACTAAATATCATGTTACTGCAGTATAAAAAAAAAGGCCTTCCCTGACAAACTGAAGTCTATCCTGCCTTATTCTTTCATTGTACTCTCATTTTCTTTAAAGCACTTATCACAACTTATATTGTTAAATActtacttgtcaaatgctttataAACTCTGGAGCCACAGAGTCTAGTCTTCATCTAAAGtttcaaatatgtatattttaaacagCCAAAAATAATCTGTAAATGTATTTTAATCTTTAACATGGGCCTCTTGGAAGAAAAAGCATCAGGGGCTCGGAGTCACAATTCCCAGCAGCTCCCATAgttttatatttccttttctttcttctttaattcTCCCCAATCCTTAGGTGGATCCTCTTTGGCTCTTCTACATAAATCTTGCCCCTGGATTCCTTCAAATGTCTTTCTGCCTATTCTTGTTATTTTGCATCACAAACATCCAGAGCTGGTCTGAGAGAGATTTTCTTAGGGCAAATGGGAAAGGAGTTGAGAGGCAAAATCTATCAAACATGAGGCTACTGTTACGCACATTAGCCAcattataaattttcttaaaatatttttttagttgttgatggatatttatttatttatttatttatttatttatttatttatttgcagtgctgagactcaaacccagtctctcacacatgctaggctagtgctctaccactgagctctgaccccagccccACATTATAAATTTGAGAAGGACAGGGATAATGTAACACAGAATATGGCAAATATGTAATTAACATTTGTTTTCTGGAAAAAAGAGAAGTACCGGGGTTAGGGATTTAGCTCAATGTCAGAGCACTTACCCAGGACACATAAGGACCTGAGTTTGTTCTCAGTGctggggtttaaaaaaaaaaaaaaaggaaagaaaagttcATCAattgggagatatatatatatatagatatatatatatatctatatatatatatggaagtaTGGAACACAGAGCAAAAAATCTAGAGCTAGGGAAGGGTGAAGGGATAGGAGTGGGGTGTGCAGAACAAGGGACAGTGTGGGAAAACATTGCAAAGGAGGTGAAGCCCAAACAGAATCTTAAAGAGCAAGAATTCATCAGGCAAAGAAGGAGGTGAGGTTAGAGAAATGTATGCCAGGTAGTCCTGTAGCATAAGCTCAGTTAAATGTCACATAGATTGATGTGGTACTGTTAAATGCAAAGTAGGAGAAATGTCAGGAAGTAAGGCTGGGGGAGAAGAGATGGGCAGGAAGAGCCTTGTGTGTACCATAGGGCTTTTTCCTATGTGTGGTGGCACCACAGTGAAGGTGGGGTGGTGCcgtagtctggctgcagcaaaataacccggggcggggggggggggggggggggggggggggctgccggtgatatcagtctacacaagttgttcgtcaccccccgggcaGGGTGGAGAGTGGATCTCCATTTTAGAGAAATCAATCACCAGGTGACATCAAGGAGGTTGGATTCGAAAGAAGCAAAATTCCCCCAAATATGGAaaacagtttaaaaaataatgcagGCCTAAACTAGTGTGGCAATATGCAGTAGAGGTAAATAGTAGGAATCAtttaagggaaatatttgaaggcCATTTGGGGTGACTGGATGGGGAAGGTGAGGGAAGAATCTAGAGTGTATAAACCCTAGCTTGAATGATGTCATTACCTGAGACAGAAGACACAGGAGAAGTAATAGGTTAGCTGTGGTAGGGGGAGAGGGAAAATTTCTAGTTCAGTTATGGAGAAGTAGACTCTAAAGTACCTGACTCCTTGTTCAGCCCTGCTTGGATATATAAATCTAAAGCAAAGACAAAGGCCAGAGGCAGATACAGACCAAGGAGGGAAGAGTGTGGGTGATAAGTTCACAAGCCAACTGTAGGGAGCTGGGAGCAACTGCCTTCCAGGCTCGACATCTTTCCCTTCACACCTCCCTCCATACTTCTCTTACCTCTGGCAATTCCTTCTCCAGATGCTCTGCAGGCTTCTCTTCTTCCTCCCATAAAATGTGTTTTCCAAAGGTCCCCTCCTGTGCATCCATCAAATCTTTATCTCCAGCTCAGAATTTTTATATGATTGAGACACATGTCTCCAACCACTTTCTAAGAGAGACAAGGTAGTTAGTGGTGTGGATTGATTGTCCAGGGACCCCATGAAAGGTTTGTATCTTGCTGTcttatttacttatatttagGACTGGCACTTATATTGAATCCAGCTGCGActatctcttatttttctaaaaatgtcAAATTTGGTCAGAATTTAGACTAGTCAATATGTATTAATATGTTCCCCCATCTCCCTTCCTACTGTGATCCTTATAAACCTTTTTCAAGGATGTTAACTCCAGTATTATGTCTAGagtattgtttttttcttcatcAAAAACTGACAGtagacaaaaatgaaaataaaaatttaagtcttGTTTATACAGAATAAAAACCATAAGAGAGGAAAATTAGATTACAAGAATTCACTTTTAAAAAAGTCACAGTTCTTCTGAAAAAGGTGTACTTTTTATTCCTTAATCTTCGATCACTTAATCACTATTTCAGTGATTAAGGGACTGAACTGCTAAGCAAACCATACCATGACATATTTTATATGCATAGAAGACATTTTATGTGCATAAGATAGGTAATACTTTGACAAATTCACTTTTAAGTGTTTTCGACATCAGCTGCTTAAAACTAATTACAACAAAATGACCTGTTACTCAACGGAGACACAGAGAGTGACCTTGGACATGATTAAAAACAGAACAAACACGCAGTAACGTCTGGGTCTGGCATTGTGGGCTACAGAATGCATCCTGAGTTTGTCTGAGGTGATGTGTAGACCTTTAACTATATTAGAGTTCATTCACTACAGTTCTTTCCATTGTGCACTTTTTTCATTGAATTTAATCCTTTGGAGTGATTCCTGCAATAGGAGTCTTTAGTATATTGGAAGTACCATAGAAGAGAGTAAGATTCCCGTAATTCCCATAAGCCTAATCATGTTTCTTCTTTAGAAAGTGTAAGATGCATGGCCATCACCCAAGTGAGCTGCTCTTCAGTGACCACTGGGTCATGTAACTTGTCCTTACATGCTCAGGAGAGCCAGCCCACATATGAGCAATGGTAATGGCGTAATAATTTATTTCTAATCAGGAAAGCAGTATTTCAGTTTTTGTTAAAGTCATGCTTATCAAAAGTAATAAGGACTCATCTTGATTTATATATACACCCTTAGGTCTATACAGATAAAAGTATAAGAATATGATCATTTCTGTTCTTTGCAAAGTACTCAGGACTCTAAAAGAAACTTCACAAGCTGACTAAATGCCCATTTTCATACCAATTTATAAATTCAAAAGGtctccaaaaagaaaaaggagatacTATTTTCAGCAATCAGTTTTGGATTGGGAGTACTTCTGCCACTCGAAATTTTAATGGTTTTCTCCTTAGGTTTTAAATTCCTTTTACACATTTGTGACATTAGGGACCCTAATAAAATCTTCACTTTAGCTGGCTAGCTCTCTATACATTCAtgtgcgtgtgcacacacacatacacacacaatatgtAATGCTTTCTGGTTTACATcaagaagaagaatgaaaatgtttATGCCATTTACCAGTTCTTATACAGAATTTTGgtgaatttcatgaaaacatttaaGAGTGCAGTAATTTCCCAAAATTTAgtatttaaatgaaaaagttgggTCCAAACTGGGCCTATTATATTGACTTCTAATTATGTCATGCACTACTTAACTGGAACAGCCTACCCTTTGAAAAGAGGGCTTTTCCAGTCTTAAGGTCAGAGATAGAATCAACAGTCCAaacaataaatacaaaaatatttttcagttgggAATTCTAATACTTCTGTGTCCTCAACAACATTGAATACTGTAGAGTGTCTGATACACCTCACTAAGCACCAGCAAAAGAGATAAGCCCCAGACCTGGTTTTCAAGAAACTTACCATCTTTTGtgagatataaaaatataaatagcacattctaagatttttaaattacaaaCTTCACCAGAGTAGAATGTAAAAAGACAgcatttagacattttcaactgacTTTAAACATTAAAGGCAAAAAGCCAAATACATTGAGTGAAGTCCAACTCAATATGATAATCAAGTGAACCATGCTTTAGAACCCAAGAAGTTTTCCTATCACCCCAGGAACAGTGAACTAGAGATCCTCCAGATCAGTTAAATCCACAGCCACTTTCAAGAACAGGGTGTCATCTTTAATGTAGGTGTTCTTCGCATTCTCCAAAGTGGAATGAGCCACAAAGCGGGGACAGCCAGATGCAATGTTCATCTCCCCATCAGGTCTTTTAAAACTGCTGCTATTGGGGTCAGCTTTGAAGGTCTCCATTATGTggttctttttgccactttggtccaGAAGCATCAGAGTTACCCTCTGCTTAAATGGCCACTGCAAGAGTGAGTCAAACTCTCCTCGCATCACCACAAAGTACAGGGACAGGTGGGTTCCCTTGCCAGACCCATCCCCATTCAGGTATGCTCTGGCACAGAGCCGATAGCCACAGCGGCTGGTGTAGAAGGGTTGACTGAAAATGGACACTATGTGCCCATCCACTGCCTCCTTCTTCTTCATCTTGTAGTCTGTCACCTTCCAAATGAGCTTTCCATTATAGCAGGCACCCTCCAGCAGTTTAAATCgctcttcatttttattcaactgtgCTTTATGAATATTAATGTGTGCATCATGTTTGTTAGTCTCCCCTTCTAAAACAActgcaaaggaaacaaacaaaaggtTTCATCGCCTGAGAAGTTTCTTTAAAATTTGCCCAAAGTGGAATTTTATTAcctgaagagaaacaataaaattcTGACTCCTAATGATGGACTGAATTCAATGCCCATAAATGAACCActtatattaatattattaattcagtgAACATTAAGTctttgcaaacaaaacaaaacaaaacacacacgtaaaacacacatacacaaagaaatgtgtgtgtgtgtgtgtgtgtgtgtgtgtgtgtgtgtgtgtgtttaaactgGGGACTGAGCCCCTGAGTGCttggcttaaacactgagccatatccagtcctttttaattttttttttcaaagagagagagagagggagagagagaactttaacatttatttttcagttattggcggacacaacatctttgtttgtacgtggtgctgaggatcgaacccgggccgcacgcctgccaggcgagcgctaccgcttgagctatatccccagccccattttttttaattttaagacagtgtcttgcaaagttgcttagggcctggctaagggcctgcttaggactttttgctgaggttggctttgaactcatgatcctcctgcctcatccttcctgagtcactgagatttcaGGCATGAACGCCTTGCTAGGAATGTGTACTTGCTAGGAATGAGGCTTGCCAAAGTGTAGATCAAACACTGCATTTGCATAGCATGAATTGACATGGTGAGTCCCATACTCTTCTAATCAGAACTTTTTTAAATAGCCAAACTCTTCTGGTTTTTTGACATCTAAAAATCATCACACTCTCTCTTAACTTTCTAATTTTCCACTCTCCTTAAAAATCACCACTCCCTGTTCTTGGAATTTCCTGGCCCATTTCTACCCCTTGCTGTTTCCACTCCCCATTCAAGCCTCCCTCATTTTTGCCTGAGCAGCCAGAATCTCACACTCCTTTTTTACAAATAATAAATTCAGCTATTGTTTATCCTGGAGAGATGTGATTATTCTACAAGATGTTTGCTTGTGTCATGCATACATGCCAATAAATGAATCACCAAAAGAGaagtaaaatattaaacataCCTAATCTTTGATCATTGGTTTCTAATAGGGTAATTTTCTGTTTCATCGTATCAATCGCTTCCATCAAAGGCCTTAGGTCAAATTTATTTTGTTGCTGGTTAACCATTTGTAATAACTGACGCACTTGAGCTTCTAGCCAAGCAGACTTGTCCATGTGACTGGCAAGAACCTTTCCGCAGAAAATGGATCATAACGTTAAaataacttttaagtcaatatttTAGTGATGTGTtgagattagaaattttcaactcaAAACATTTCTCACTTAATCaattaatgaaatgaaaaatacacaaattCAGAAAAATCAATGAGGACTTCAGAGAGACAAGCTCCTAATTaccttcctcctcttctcttaTCCCAGCTCCTGTTCCAAATCTTTGAacctttcttcttattttttactcCTCCTCCAGTTTTTCTGTGCTTGTTTCTCTAACCCATCTTTATATGTCTTTCTCTGGTTGTCTCTCCTCTTGCCTTATCACTTCCTTCTCTTAGATGCTGCTTTCTAGATTCACTCCTGTTCTGCTATAAGGCAGAGGGTGCCTGCAAACAGACCCACCTATTCCGGCCTGAGCACTGCAAGTGGAACTTAAGGCCTGAAGAgacctaaatgtttgattgttctcTTAGGTGAAAGAGATTAAATAAAACTACCTTGTCCTAAGTGTCTTCATTCTAACTGGTTGGTCTTTGTATTAAACCAATACCAGAATTGAGAAAGTAACATATAATGGATTACTTTTTTAACATATAACTTTTTTTATACACATaaacatgcatatatatgtatatgtaaatatacacacattttatacacacacaaattaaatATGATGAGTAAGTATGAAAAGTATATGGCCTAGATTTCTAGGTTTTCTGGGATAAACTAGATTTCAAATATACTATTCATTCTATATGTCTTTAAATCTTTCAGTCTGAATTTTTAATCATGATGAAGACATTATTCATTAGGAATCCATGTGTGATTATTTAGCATTCATGATTTACAAAGTAATTTTGGCTATATTTTAATGATGCTTAAAGCATTTTCTCTCCAAGGGAATATAGTTTCACAAAATGCAGAACTACAGATGCTCTCAAAGaatctgaaataaaataaaacccaacATTAATTAAAATCCTAATTCCCTAAGTTATATGAAAgtattatataaatattaaatttattgACATTGCTACATGTGGTGGGCTTATGAAAGAGATGATCTTTATTAGGAAATAAATACTGAAGCATGTAGAGGTAAAAGTTTGTAATATTTGTAGTGCATTCTCAAATGGTTCAGAAAGAACAAACACacacgtgtgtgcacacacacacttgctGGAGGGGAAAAGGTGCAAATGAAGCAAATGGTACAAAACATTGACAATGGATGAATCTGGGCAGAGGACATGTTATTTGCACCATCTTATTCTTGTCGTTtatctatatatttaaaattatttccacTTTAAAAGCTCAAAGAAAAAGCCAGATA contains:
- the Traf5 gene encoding TNF receptor-associated factor 5 isoform X2, which codes for MQCQGYSGTIPACCYRSQDHLQQCLLQAVQCSNKNCREAVLRKDLKEHLSAYCQFREEKCLYCKKDVVVINLQNHEENLCPEYPVSCPNKCLQIIPRTKVNEHLAVCPEVEQECPFKHYGCIVKDKRGNLQEHEHSALREHMLLVLEKNFQLEEQISDLYKSLEQKESKIQKLAETVKTFEKEFKQFSQLFGKNGSFLSNIQVLASHMDKSAWLEAQVRQLLQMVNQQQNKFDLRPLMEAIDTMKQKITLLETNDQRLVVLEGETNKHDAHINIHKAQLNKNEERFKLLEGACYNGKLIWKVTDYKMKKKEAVDGHIVSIFSQPFYTSRCGYRLCARAYLNGDGSGKGTHLSLYFVVMRGEFDSLLQWPFKQRVTLMLLDQSGKKNHIMETFKADPNSSSFKRPDGEMNIASGCPRFVAHSTLENAKNTYIKDDTLFLKVAVDLTDLEDL